The genomic window CATCGCTAAAACCGATTCGATTGTTGAATTGGGCTGTGCTTTTAAAAGAAATATTTCATTATAAGAAGATCTTTTATTCTTTTTTAAAATAATAGTTACAAACCTCACAGGAATTTACTTGTGAGGTTTTTTTGTAACATAATATTTCTGATATTTGTTAAAAATTGTAGAATTATGAAAAATGCAGTATTAATTTTATTCAGTGCAATCTTATTTTCAAACCTTATGAACGCACAATTAAAACCCGTAAAATACACCGAAGGCACGCAGCAGCTAAACGGCTTATTTATAAAATCTGCTAAAAAAAGCACCAATAATCCAGGAATTTTATTATTACCAGCCTGGCTCGGAATTGACAATGCTTCTAAAGGAATTGCAACAGAATTATCTAAATTGGGTTATCACGTTTTCATCGCAGATATTTACGGCGAAGGAAATTACCCGAAAAATACCAGCGAAGCTGGAAAACAAGCTGGCTTTTACAAAACTAATTATGAAGCATACCAAAAGCGTATCGATGCTGCTCTGAAAGAATTGGTAAAATCTGGAGCAAACGCCGATAATATTGTCGCTATTGGTTACTGCTTTGGAGGAACTGGGGTTTTAGAAGCTGCTAGAGGTCATTTAAACGTAAAAGGAGTTGCTTCATTCCATGGTGGCTTAGGTAAAGATGCAAGTCGTAAAACAGAACCTTTAACTGCTAAAGTTTTAATCTGCCATGGGGCTGATGATCCGTTTGTACCAAAAGACGAAATTACAGCATTCCAACAAGAAATGCGTGATGCAAAAGCAGACTGGCAGATGATTTACTACGCTGATTCTGTTCACTCTTTTACTAATCCAGAAGCAGGAAGCGATAATTCTAAAGGAGCAGCTTACAATCCTGTTGCAGCAAAAAGATCTTTCGATCATTTACAACTGTTCTTAAATGAAGTTCTAAAAAAATAATACCTATTATAACCCTTACCAAAAACAAATCAACTAAATAAACCAATGTCACACAGCAAAATTAGAGAAGACAAAACCTGTTTGAACTGCAGGCACGTTGTCGAGCAGAAATTCTGTCCAAACTGCGGACAGGAAAACAGCGACAGCCGAAAAACTTTTCATCATTTATTTATTCATTTCTTTGAAGATTTAACGCATTATGAAAATGCATTTTGGAAAACGATTCGTAACCTGCTTTTTAAACCTTCAACTCTAACCAAAGAATATCTTTCGGGAAAACGATTGTCTTATCTGGCTCCTGTGCGTCTTTATATCTTTATTAGTTTTATAACTTTTCTTTTAATTGCATTATTTCCAAATAAAATAACTGAAGACCTAGCAAAAAATGACAAGGAAATCACGTCTAATTTTGAAAAAGCTGAGATAAAAGAAAAGAAAAGCTGGAATGAAAAATCGTACTTAAAGTCAAAAACTGTAGACAAATCATATTTTCATTTGAAAACAATGAAAGAAATTGATTCCATTCAGAAGTATGGAAAGGAAAGCGAAAAACTATCAACATTGGAATATTGGATGTATGAAAAAGCTGTCCACGTAACAGAGAATAATACTAAAAAGCAAATTATTGAGAAATTTATAGAATCGTTTTTTCATAACATACCCAAAATCCTATTTATTATAATGCCTTTTTTCGCCTTTTTCTTATGGCTTTTTCATAATAAAAAACGCTGGTACTATTTTGACCATGGTATTTTTACCCTCCATTATTTTTCTTTCCTTTTATTGATATTCCTCATCATGTTTATTATAAACAGATTAATAGGCCTGTTTGGCGACAGCCCGTTATCATATATATCAGGAATAACTACTTTTGTGGGAACAATATGGATGTGTTATTATTTTTATCCGGCACATCATCGTTTTTACGGCGAATCTAGAATAGTATCGTTTATTAAAAGTTTTTTCTTATTCATTATAAACTCACTATTTATTATGTTTTTATTAACCTTTTACGTTCTTTACACATTTATTAATTTACACTAACTATAAAAAATGAAAAAATTACTCATTTTATTATTGGTTGCATCTGCGTATTCTTGTAAAACTGCGCAGTCAACTGTTTCCAAAGACAACTCCGATCCTACCAAGTACGTAAACGTCATTAAAGAAAAGGATCTTAAAAAAATGCTTTATATCATCGCTTCTGACGAAATGGAAGGCCGTGATACAGGTTCAAAAGGACAAAAAAAAGCAGGTAAATATATGATTGAGCAGTACAAAAAAAATGGTGTTTCTTTTCCAAAAGGAGCTTCAGATTACTATCAAGCAATTCCAGCTTCCTACTTAAATGCAAAACGCAACAAGAATCTGCCTGATTCTGAAAACATCTGGGCGTTTATTGAAGGTACTGAAAAACCAGACGAAGTTTTAGTAATTTCTGCTCATTACGATCACATCGGAATTAAAAATGGTGAGATTTATAATGGTGCCGACGATGATGGTTCTGGTACTGTAGCAGTTATAGAAATGGCTAAAGCATTTACAAAAGCTAAAAAACAAGGACACGGACCAAAACGTTCTATTTTATTTCTTCACGTAACTGGAGAAGAGCATGGTTTGCACGGATCTCGTTTTTATTCTGAAAATCCTTTATTTCCAATTGCAAATACTATCGCCGACATCAATATTGATATGATTGGACGTCGTGATGTAGAACATGCAAATTCAAATAACTATGTGTATGTAATTGGTGCTGACAGATTATCTTCTGATTTACACAATGCTGTTGTGGCTCAAAACGAAAAATACATCAAAATGGACTTAGATTATAAATTTAATAATCCTAAAGACCCAAATCATTTTTATGAGCGTTCTGACCATTATAACTTTGCCAAACATGGTATTCCGTCTGTTTTCTTATTTAACGGAGTTCACGCAGATTACCACGGAAAAGATGATACTGCAGAAAAAATTGAATACGACGCTTTAACTAAAAGAACAAAACTTGCTTTTGTAATCGCTTGGGATCTAGCTAATAGAGAAAATAGACCTGTGGTTGATAAGAAGTAAATTGCTTATTTAGGCACAAAGGTTCAAAGCCGCAAAGGTTCAGAGGTTTTTATAAAAGACAGAATCTTTTAACAACTACACTGATTTTGATTTAGTAAATAACCTCAAAACCGCTAGAATTTTAAACATAAAAAGGGATGAGTTAAAACTCATCCCTTTTGGTTTTTTTATAGACTATAAAAGGAAAACCTTTGCACCTTAGTAACTATGAACCTTTGCACCTTCTTTAGTCATTCATCGAAATCAAAAACTCTTCGTTGTTTTTGGTTTTCTTGAAACGGTCGTTTACAAAATCCATAGATTCTACTGGGTTCATATCTGATAGATATTTACGCATAATCCACATTCTTTGTAAAGTTTTTTCATCTAACAATAAATCATCACGACGCGTACTTGACGATGTAAGATCGATTGCAGGGAAAATACGTTTATTAGCTATCTTACGATCTAATTGTAATTCCATGTTACCTGTTCCTTTAAACTCTTCGAAGATAACTTCGTCCATTTTAGAACCTGTTTCTGTCAATGCAGTTGCGATAATACTTAAAGAACCACCGTTTTCTACATTTCTCGCCGCTCCAAAGAAACGTTTTGGTTTTTGCAATGCATTTGCATCAACACCTCCACTTAATACTTTTCCAGATGCCGGCTGAACTGTGTTGTAAGCTCTTGCTAAACGTGTAATAGAATCTAATAAAATCACAACATCGTGACCGCATTCTACCAAACGTTTTGCTTTTTCAAGTACTATATTAGCGATCTTTACGTGTTCTTGTGGTTCTCTGTCAAAAGTAGAAGCGATAACTTCCCCACGAACACTTCTCTGCATATCTGTAACCTCTTCTGGACGTTCATCTATTAGAAGAACAATTAAATAAACTTCAGGATGGTTTGCTGCAATTGCGTTTGCAATATCTTTAAGAAGCATTGTTTTACCAGTTTTAGGCTGTGCAACGATCATACCACGCTGTCCTTTACCTATTGGTGAAAACAAATCGATAATTCGGGTTGAAACAGAACTGCCTTTTTCTGCTAGTTTGAATTTTTCTGAAGGAAAAACTGGCGTTAAGTGTTCGAAAGAAACTCTATCGCGAACAACTTGCGGATCGTGCCCATTAATTTTTAAGACACGAACCAAAGGAAAAAACTTCTCACCTTCTTTTGGCGGACGAACCACTCCTTTTACAGTGTCTCCGGTTTTTAGACCAAATAATCTAATTTGTGAAGTTGATAAATAAATATCATCTGGAGAAGCTAAATAATTGTAATCTGATGAACGTAAAAATCCGTAACCGTCGGGCATCATTTCAAGAACGCCTTCACTTTCAATAATTCCGTCAAATTCAAAGTCTGAATCTCTGAAATTATTGCTTTTTTTATTTTTATGATTAGGATTTTGATTATTGTGATTTCCGTTTCCGTTTCCATTCGCGTTTTGATTCTGATTCGAATTCGGGTTTTGATTTTGGTTTGGAGTCTGGTTTTTATTTTGATTCGGATTAACCTTTTTTGCAGGGGTAATTTGTGCAGTTTTCTCAGCCATTTCAGCTGTTGGTTCAGGAGTAACTGTTTCCGACGGCTCTTCGGCTGCGATCTCACTTACCACTTCCTTGTCTTTTTTAAGAGCTACTTTTTTCTCGTATGCCGATTTATTGAATTTTACGATTTTAGGCTCTTTTTTTCCTGCTGTTGCTTTATTTTCCTGCACTTCCGGCACAGCTTCTGCAATTGGCTGAGCTGTTGCAGCAGTATCGTTTTTTTGAACAGTTTCCTCTACTTTATCAAATTCTAAAACGGGAGTATTTTTGGTATTTGCTGCTTTGGTTTTCACTGGAGCAATTCTCGCTCTTTTTGGTTTTTCATCCTTAGATTCAGAAACTGCTTCTGTTTGAGGAGTTTCAGCAGGGGCAAGAGTACTTTCTTGATGTGCTAAAATCTGACTAATTAAAGTCTCTTTTTTGACACCATTAATCTTTATTGTTTTAGCTAACTTAGCTATTTCTTGAAGCTCAGCAAGCTTCATTTCTTTTAATGCAGAAATATCAAACATGAATGTTCTATGAATTTAATTATTTTAAAGGAAATACTGTAAAAAGAATAGGTAGATAATTAATTTGAATTGACCGCAGTATGAAGTGCTTACGGTATTATGATGCAATAATACGAATAAAATTTTATCATACAATAGTATTTTAAAAAAAGAAAATATATTTTTGTAAAACATTTTTAGACCATGATACAAAGAATTCAAACTGTATATTTATTTCTGGCTTTTGCTGCAACTGGCATTTTAATGCTTTTTGTTCCGCTATGGACAACGACAGCAGGAAAAGAGTTCTTTTTTATGCAGGACCAAGTTTATACTGTCTTGTTAGGCTTAACAACAATGCTTAGTATTATCAGTATTATTTCATTCAAAAAAAGACAAAATCAGTTTGTATTAAACAGACTGAACATAATATTAAATTTAATTTTATTAGGATTATTTGTATATCGATCACTAAATTTATCTGGAGAGGCTGAAGTCTCTGAGAAAGGTATTGGGATGTTTCTGCCGATTGTTGCTATCGTATTATTAGTTTTAGCTAATAAGGCCATCAAAAAGGATGAAGATCTTGTAAAATCTGTTGATCGTTTGAGGTAAACCTATAATCTTAATTTATGTGCGAAGAAGAACCCGAATTTTATTCGGGTTTTTTTTCGTCCTAAAACGAAATAATTGTAAGATAATTTTCATAATTTTGTCCTTTAATTTAGTTTCCCGAAAAATGACTCCAAAAATAAAAATCCATCTTGCAGATGATCATCAGGTTTTAATTGATGGACTGTCCAATTTATTACAGACAGTTCCCAATTTTGAAGTCGCTGGAAGCTCGCTTGACGGAACTACTGTTTTTAATGATGTGGTTCTAGACGAAGCTGACATTTTAATTTTAGATATCAGCATGCCTAAAAAAGACGGCATTGAAACTCTAAAAGAATTCAAAGAAAAAGAATCACCTTGCAAAGTCATTATTTTATCCAGTTATGATGATTTAAAGATCATTAAGGAAGTAATGAAACTTGGCGCAAAAGGCTATCTCACCAAAAATTGTGCTGGCGAAAACATTATTGAAGCTGTCGAAGCAGTCTATCAAGGACAAGAATATTTTAGTGATGCCGTTAGGGAAAAAATCTTTAATACTTTTAAAGATAACCCGAAATTAAACCAAAATGCAGTTATAGAAAATCCAATTTTGAGTCCGCGTGAAATGGAAATTATCATTTTAATTGCATTGGAATACAGCGGCAAAGAAATCAGCGAAAAGCTTTTTATAAGTTCACATACTGTAGAGACACACCGCAAAAATATCATGAAAAAACTAAACATAAAAAGTACGATTGGCTTGGTAAAATATGCTCTTAAAAACAATTTGATTAATCCATAAATCAGTTTTATATGTTTGGGCTTAATTTTTTTATATCACTTCTTTTTTCTTTTGCTTCTAAAGGAACTTTCTGTTTAGAGAAATCTAATATTGCAAACGGTCAAAATGAATCTTTAGCAATATTTATTGAAAGCCAAACAACCACAAACCAACTTAAAACAATTGATCAATTTCGAAATAAAAAAATAGTAAGCTTAGCCATATTACTCGTAATCATTATTTTTTTTCTATTTTATTTTCTATATCAAAACAACAAACTCAAACAAAAAATAAAGCGAAAAGATACCAAACAAAAAATCCTTCTCGACATCATCAATTCCAGCATTGATACTCAGGAAATAGAACGAAAAAAAATTGCCTCTTTTTTACACGACAATATTAACTCTCTTCTATCCTCTGCTGGACTGCATTTAAATACGTTTACTGCACAAAACGACATCAAATCTGATGAGATACAAAAAGCAAAAGCCATTTTATCTGAAGCACACGAACTTTTACGAGATATGTCTCATGATCTTGTTCCTTCTCTTTTAGTTCGTTTTGGTTTGATTTATGCATTAGAAGATTTATGCGAGAAAAACTCTAATTCTGCCATTCAATTTGAGTTTTCAAGCTCTATTTCGACAAGTAGAAGATATGTTGAAAAATTTGAAATGAAAATCTATTTCATTGTCAGCGAACTTTTCAGCAACATCATAAAACACAGTGACGCTAAAAAAGCACGGCTTTCTTTGGTTGAAAAAAACAATCAATTTCTCCTAACTATTCACGATGACGGAGTTGGATTTAGAACTCAAAAGCTAAAAGATTCCGAAGGTTTTGGTTTAAACCGAATTAGAGCAAGAATTAAGAAATACAAAGGTACTTTAACTATTACATCACAAGAAAATAACGGAACCAAAATCAAAATTCAGATTCCACTTCCGCATTAAGTTTATTTTGCGCCAATTTCTACGATTTCTAAATCTTTAATTTTATCATCATCAATCACAAATCGAAGCATAGTTCTCACTTTATGAAAACCGCTTTTTCCCGCCGCGCCCGGATTCATGTGTAAAAGATTGTTTTTCTTATCAAACATTACTTTTAAAATATGAGAGTGTCCGCAGATAAAAAGCTTGGGTGGATTCTGTGCCATTTCCTCTTTTATATTCGGATTGTATTTTCCAGGATAACCGCCAATGTGCGTAATCCATACAGAAACATTTTCGCAGGAAAAGCGATTATTTAAAGGAAATTCCATTCTTGCTTTTGCATCGTCTATATTACCGTAAACAGCTCTGAGCGGTTTTAGTTTTTTTATGGCATCGGTAACATTCAAATCTCCAATATCGCCGGCGTGCCAAACCTCATCGGCCTGATTAACATATTTTAAAATAGTATCATCAATATGGCTGTGCGTATCAGAAAGCAGAAGGATTTTTGTCATTTTTTTTTAAGGTACAGAGGTTCAGAGGCACAAAGTTACAAAGGTTTTTCTAATCTGGCGTTAGAAGAAGTTCTGTCTATTTCTACAGAACAGCATTCTAAAAAATCTTAGAAC from Flavobacterium fluviale includes these protein-coding regions:
- a CDS encoding dienelactone hydrolase family protein — its product is MKNAVLILFSAILFSNLMNAQLKPVKYTEGTQQLNGLFIKSAKKSTNNPGILLLPAWLGIDNASKGIATELSKLGYHVFIADIYGEGNYPKNTSEAGKQAGFYKTNYEAYQKRIDAALKELVKSGANADNIVAIGYCFGGTGVLEAARGHLNVKGVASFHGGLGKDASRKTEPLTAKVLICHGADDPFVPKDEITAFQQEMRDAKADWQMIYYADSVHSFTNPEAGSDNSKGAAYNPVAAKRSFDHLQLFLNEVLKK
- a CDS encoding DUF3667 domain-containing protein; amino-acid sequence: MSHSKIREDKTCLNCRHVVEQKFCPNCGQENSDSRKTFHHLFIHFFEDLTHYENAFWKTIRNLLFKPSTLTKEYLSGKRLSYLAPVRLYIFISFITFLLIALFPNKITEDLAKNDKEITSNFEKAEIKEKKSWNEKSYLKSKTVDKSYFHLKTMKEIDSIQKYGKESEKLSTLEYWMYEKAVHVTENNTKKQIIEKFIESFFHNIPKILFIIMPFFAFFLWLFHNKKRWYYFDHGIFTLHYFSFLLLIFLIMFIINRLIGLFGDSPLSYISGITTFVGTIWMCYYFYPAHHRFYGESRIVSFIKSFFLFIINSLFIMFLLTFYVLYTFINLH
- a CDS encoding M28 family peptidase, whose amino-acid sequence is MKKLLILLLVASAYSCKTAQSTVSKDNSDPTKYVNVIKEKDLKKMLYIIASDEMEGRDTGSKGQKKAGKYMIEQYKKNGVSFPKGASDYYQAIPASYLNAKRNKNLPDSENIWAFIEGTEKPDEVLVISAHYDHIGIKNGEIYNGADDDGSGTVAVIEMAKAFTKAKKQGHGPKRSILFLHVTGEEHGLHGSRFYSENPLFPIANTIADINIDMIGRRDVEHANSNNYVYVIGADRLSSDLHNAVVAQNEKYIKMDLDYKFNNPKDPNHFYERSDHYNFAKHGIPSVFLFNGVHADYHGKDDTAEKIEYDALTKRTKLAFVIAWDLANRENRPVVDKK
- the rho gene encoding transcription termination factor Rho — protein: MFDISALKEMKLAELQEIAKLAKTIKINGVKKETLISQILAHQESTLAPAETPQTEAVSESKDEKPKRARIAPVKTKAANTKNTPVLEFDKVEETVQKNDTAATAQPIAEAVPEVQENKATAGKKEPKIVKFNKSAYEKKVALKKDKEVVSEIAAEEPSETVTPEPTAEMAEKTAQITPAKKVNPNQNKNQTPNQNQNPNSNQNQNANGNGNGNHNNQNPNHKNKKSNNFRDSDFEFDGIIESEGVLEMMPDGYGFLRSSDYNYLASPDDIYLSTSQIRLFGLKTGDTVKGVVRPPKEGEKFFPLVRVLKINGHDPQVVRDRVSFEHLTPVFPSEKFKLAEKGSSVSTRIIDLFSPIGKGQRGMIVAQPKTGKTMLLKDIANAIAANHPEVYLIVLLIDERPEEVTDMQRSVRGEVIASTFDREPQEHVKIANIVLEKAKRLVECGHDVVILLDSITRLARAYNTVQPASGKVLSGGVDANALQKPKRFFGAARNVENGGSLSIIATALTETGSKMDEVIFEEFKGTGNMELQLDRKIANKRIFPAIDLTSSSTRRDDLLLDEKTLQRMWIMRKYLSDMNPVESMDFVNDRFKKTKNNEEFLISMND
- a CDS encoding DUF4293 domain-containing protein, translated to MIQRIQTVYLFLAFAATGILMLFVPLWTTTAGKEFFFMQDQVYTVLLGLTTMLSIISIISFKKRQNQFVLNRLNIILNLILLGLFVYRSLNLSGEAEVSEKGIGMFLPIVAIVLLVLANKAIKKDEDLVKSVDRLR
- a CDS encoding response regulator: MTPKIKIHLADDHQVLIDGLSNLLQTVPNFEVAGSSLDGTTVFNDVVLDEADILILDISMPKKDGIETLKEFKEKESPCKVIILSSYDDLKIIKEVMKLGAKGYLTKNCAGENIIEAVEAVYQGQEYFSDAVREKIFNTFKDNPKLNQNAVIENPILSPREMEIIILIALEYSGKEISEKLFISSHTVETHRKNIMKKLNIKSTIGLVKYALKNNLINP
- a CDS encoding sensor histidine kinase encodes the protein MFGLNFFISLLFSFASKGTFCLEKSNIANGQNESLAIFIESQTTTNQLKTIDQFRNKKIVSLAILLVIIIFFLFYFLYQNNKLKQKIKRKDTKQKILLDIINSSIDTQEIERKKIASFLHDNINSLLSSAGLHLNTFTAQNDIKSDEIQKAKAILSEAHELLRDMSHDLVPSLLVRFGLIYALEDLCEKNSNSAIQFEFSSSISTSRRYVEKFEMKIYFIVSELFSNIIKHSDAKKARLSLVEKNNQFLLTIHDDGVGFRTQKLKDSEGFGLNRIRARIKKYKGTLTITSQENNGTKIKIQIPLPH
- a CDS encoding metallophosphoesterase family protein, which gives rise to MTKILLLSDTHSHIDDTILKYVNQADEVWHAGDIGDLNVTDAIKKLKPLRAVYGNIDDAKARMEFPLNNRFSCENVSVWITHIGGYPGKYNPNIKEEMAQNPPKLFICGHSHILKVMFDKKNNLLHMNPGAAGKSGFHKVRTMLRFVIDDDKIKDLEIVEIGAK